In Deltaproteobacteria bacterium, one genomic interval encodes:
- a CDS encoding LD-carboxypeptidase → MRIAPNSVTVSPGNGGNTYSTAADAASTARPTGLFGSVNIDRSQSVTEWASTVVPPRVRPGDTVAVPAPSSPAPADRLARGLDRLAGRYRVRTADDVTRASDYLAGDDARRADEFNGYLRDPDVRAIVCARGGYGLLRILDDLDADALRADPKPIVAFSDGTALLAWAVAAAGVRPIHGPVVTQLGDLPDEDVRALCDLLERPEPPPALAGDGAIGAAADAEIDGWLAGGNLTLLAHLVGTRYAVDLRGAIALIEDVDEQPYAIDRYMTRIALARGWAGCRAVAAGTFERCGDSGAAAVVNERLRAFDLPGVAGLPIGHGARNRAVPIGARARLAPGRASLELLEGAVA, encoded by the coding sequence ATGAGAATCGCGCCGAACAGCGTTACAGTGTCGCCGGGAAATGGCGGGAACACGTACTCGACGGCGGCCGACGCGGCGAGCACGGCGAGGCCGACCGGGCTGTTCGGCTCGGTCAACATCGACAGGAGCCAGTCGGTGACGGAGTGGGCGTCCACGGTCGTGCCTCCGCGCGTGCGGCCGGGCGACACGGTAGCCGTCCCCGCACCGTCGAGTCCAGCGCCTGCCGACCGCCTCGCGCGCGGACTCGACCGGCTGGCCGGCCGCTACCGCGTGCGCACTGCCGACGACGTGACGCGCGCCAGCGACTACCTCGCCGGCGACGACGCGCGCCGCGCGGACGAGTTCAACGGCTACCTGCGCGATCCCGACGTCCGGGCGATCGTGTGCGCGCGCGGGGGCTACGGCCTGTTGCGCATCCTCGACGACCTCGACGCCGACGCGCTGCGCGCCGACCCGAAGCCGATCGTCGCGTTCAGCGACGGCACCGCGCTGCTGGCGTGGGCGGTCGCCGCCGCGGGCGTGCGCCCGATTCACGGTCCGGTCGTCACGCAGCTCGGCGATCTGCCGGACGAAGACGTCCGCGCGCTGTGCGATCTGCTCGAACGCCCCGAGCCGCCGCCGGCGCTCGCCGGCGACGGCGCGATCGGCGCGGCGGCGGATGCGGAGATCGACGGCTGGCTCGCCGGCGGCAACCTGACGCTGCTCGCGCACCTGGTCGGCACGCGCTACGCGGTCGACCTGCGCGGCGCCATCGCACTGATCGAGGACGTCGACGAGCAGCCGTACGCGATCGATCGCTACATGACGCGAATCGCGCTGGCGCGCGGGTGGGCGGGCTGTCGCGCCGTCGCGGCGGGGACGTTCGAGCGGTGCGGCGACAGCGGCGCGGCAGCAGTGGTGAACGAGCGGCTGCGCGCCTTCGACCTGCCCGGCGTCGCCGGCCTGCCGATCGGCCACGGCGCGCGCAACCGGGCCGTGCCGATCGGCGCGCGCGCGCGGCTTGCGCCCGGCCGCGCCTCGCTCGAGTTGCTCGAGGGAGCGGTCGCGTGA